From the genome of Pectobacterium atrosepticum:
GTTACGATCTCAATGATGAATCGAAGATATAAAAGACGACGATAGATAAATGTTATCGCTGAGACGAGTGACAATTCCCTCCCAAATGCTAGAGTAGTCTTCAGTTTTACCTTTTAACTAGTGTTTTATTCCATTAAATAAGCATTTTTCCAGCAGATTAGACGGTCTTTTACGGAAAGAAAGGGAGAGCGGTAGCATGCGGGTTGTGATTCTGGGAAGTGGTGTAGTTGGCGTCAGTACCGCCTGGTATCTTGCGCAGGCAGGGCATGATGTCACCGTTATCGACAGACAACCGGAGCCTGCGTTGGAAACCAGCGCCGGGAATGCCGGACAGATTTCCCCCGGCTATGCCGCGCCTTGGGCTGCACCGGGAATACCGCTGAAAGCGATAAAATGGATGTTCCAGCGCCATGCGCCGTTGGCCATTCGGCCTGACTTCACGACTGCACAGCTTTGTTGGATGTGGCAAATGCTGCTTAACTGCGATGCGCGCCACTATAAAACCAATAAAGCGCGGATGGTGCGTCTGGCTGAATACAGCCGTGACTGCTTGCAACAGCTGCGGCGAGATACGGGTATCCAGTACGAAGGTCGACAAGGTGGAACGCTGCAACTGTTCCGCACCGAACAGCAATATGACAATGCGACACGGGATATCGCCGTGCTGGAAGAGGCTGGCGTACCGTATCAATTGTTGGCTCGCCATGAGCTGGCCTCGATTGAACCCGCGTTGGCGAATGTAGTCGGGACACTGACTGGCGGGCTGCGTTTACCACACGATGAGACGGGCGATTGCCAACTGTTCACCCGCCAACTGGCAGCGATGGCCGCTGAGGCTGGTGTCACGTTTAAACTGGGGCGTAACGTCCGTCAACTGCGGGTTGAAGGGCAGAGCGTCACGGGCGTGCAGTGCGACGACGAGATGATTGTGGCAGATGCCTATGTGATGGCCTGCGGTTCCTATTCAACGGGACTACTGCGCCAGTGGTTCGATATTCCGGTTTATCCGCTGAAAGGTTATTCACTGACGATCCCGCTGGCGGATGACGCCTCAGCACCGGTTTCTACCGTGCTGGATGAAACGTACAAAGTGGCAATTACGCGTTTTGACAATCGTATTCGCGTTGGTGGAATGGCAGAAGTTGTGGGCTTCAACACTGATTTGAACCCCAAGCGCCGGGAAACGCTGGAAATGGTGGTACGCGATTTGTATCCCCATTGTGGCCCGATTGAGCAAGCGACATTCTGGACGGGATTGCGTCCGATGACACCGGACGGTACGCCGCTGGTGGGACGTTCACCGCTGAAAAACCTGTATCTGAATACCGGCCACGGCACATTAGGCTGGACGATGGCCTGCGGGTCGGGAAAATTGCTGGCTGATATTCTGTCGGATAAATCACCGGAGATTGAGGCCGATGATTTATCCGTGTCTCGCTATACTCGTCATACTTAAAGTTGCATGTGCGTTGGCTGCGCTTAAATACTCGGCCCGTCGTGGGCCTCGCCCTGAAGGGCCGCTGCAAGCAGCGTTCAAATCTGCTCCCGGCAGATTTGTCACCCGAATCACTTACCTGATGTTTTGCACTAGGCACTAGGCACGGGGCAGCGATGTAATGCTGCTCTTGTGGTGACGCGTGAGCAGGCGGGCGCGTATCGCCAGCAGGGCGGCACAAAGCATAACCAGCGCCAGTGATATTTTTGACGGCAGAGGAATCGCCATCGCACCCAGCCCCAACACCGCACCGCCGGCCATCTGCACAAATCCTACCATCGCCGACGCAATACCCGCCTCATTGGGATAAGGCTCCAGCGCATAGCTGGTGGATGGACCGATCAAAAATGCCAGACCCGCACAGGCCAGCGCGACGGGCAACATGTAGGTTGGCCAAGTGTCTTGCATCGCTTCGGGTAAGAGCGCGACACCACCAAGCAGCGAAAGAAAACCCGCTCCCATCAGCAGGCTACCGATAGCCAGACAGCGCGGCCGACCGACTTTGCGGATAATACGATTCGCGAAGAAGCTGACCAGCATAATCCAAAAACCGTTCGCGCCGAAGGCAATCGAAAACTCAAGCGGTGTGAGTTGCGCCTGATTCATCAACACCACAGGAGAAAAGGTGACATAGGTTAACGCCATGCCCATTGCGCCCGCATTGACTGATGCGAACCCCAGAAAGTGGCGATCGGATAGCAGGCGGGCATATTGGCGCAGCGGCAAACCGTGCACAGGTAAGGTTGAGTCTGGGCGTGTTTCTGGTAGAAAGCGGATAATGAGAGCCAGTACCAAAATGCTGTAACCTGCCAGGAACCAGAAGGGTGCACGCCAGCCAAAGGCTTCGGCCAAAAGTCCGCCTAATAGCGGTGCCAGCGCCGGTACAATGTTCAGCGTGCCGTTAAGAAAGCCATAGGTTCTGGCGGCATCATCGCCGTTTAGTTTGTCACGCACGCTGCTGAAAATGGCAACGGCGGTACAGCAGACGGCCATGCCCTGAAAAATGCGTGAGAGAATGAAGAGTGTGGCGCTGGTGGCTAGTGCCGCAATGATCGCACCGATGATGTAAATAACCACGCCAGCTAACGCCATTGGACGCCGACCATATTTATCAACCAGCGGTCCGGCCAGAAGCTGACCTAATCCCATGACCAGAATAAAGAGAGCGACGGTAGACTGAATCAGCGATTCTGGGCTGTCCAGCGCCACGGCGATGGCGGGGATAAGCGGTAAATAGATGTCAATGCCCAGAGGGCCGAGTAGAACCAGAGTCAGTAAAATCAGAACAAATCGTTGCATAACAAAACAGAAATCTACGTTTTATGGGTTCGACAGGGTAATGCGCACATTGGCGGAAAGGAAGTATTATCTTTGTGACAACGTCACGCTGATGTCGTTGGGAAAGGAAATCGGCCAGTTTACTGGCCGATTAAGATGTGCTCAATGTCCTACGGTTTGTTTACGGAAGAGTTCACGGAAGACAGGGTAGATATCATCCTGATCGCGAATATGCTGCATGGCGAAATTGTCGAACGTATCGCGCAGCGTTTCATATTCGCGCCAGAGCGTCTGATGTGAACGCCGGGTGATTTCAATGTAGCTGTAGTAACGCACCATCGGCAGAAGTTTACTCGCCAGAATTTGGTGACACAGCGGTGAATCATCAGCCCAGTTATCACCATCCGATGCCTGGGCGGCGTAGATATTCCACTGTGACGGGTCGTAACGCTCGCGCACGACTTCCTCCATCAGCTTTAGCGCACTGGAGACAATGGTCCCGCCAGTTTCCTGAGAGTAGAAG
Proteins encoded in this window:
- a CDS encoding D-amino acid dehydrogenase, coding for MRVVILGSGVVGVSTAWYLAQAGHDVTVIDRQPEPALETSAGNAGQISPGYAAPWAAPGIPLKAIKWMFQRHAPLAIRPDFTTAQLCWMWQMLLNCDARHYKTNKARMVRLAEYSRDCLQQLRRDTGIQYEGRQGGTLQLFRTEQQYDNATRDIAVLEEAGVPYQLLARHELASIEPALANVVGTLTGGLRLPHDETGDCQLFTRQLAAMAAEAGVTFKLGRNVRQLRVEGQSVTGVQCDDEMIVADAYVMACGSYSTGLLRQWFDIPVYPLKGYSLTIPLADDASAPVSTVLDETYKVAITRFDNRIRVGGMAEVVGFNTDLNPKRRETLEMVVRDLYPHCGPIEQATFWTGLRPMTPDGTPLVGRSPLKNLYLNTGHGTLGWTMACGSGKLLADILSDKSPEIEADDLSVSRYTRHT
- a CDS encoding Bcr/CflA family efflux MFS transporter, with the protein product MQRFVLILLTLVLLGPLGIDIYLPLIPAIAVALDSPESLIQSTVALFILVMGLGQLLAGPLVDKYGRRPMALAGVVIYIIGAIIAALATSATLFILSRIFQGMAVCCTAVAIFSSVRDKLNGDDAARTYGFLNGTLNIVPALAPLLGGLLAEAFGWRAPFWFLAGYSILVLALIIRFLPETRPDSTLPVHGLPLRQYARLLSDRHFLGFASVNAGAMGMALTYVTFSPVVLMNQAQLTPLEFSIAFGANGFWIMLVSFFANRIIRKVGRPRCLAIGSLLMGAGFLSLLGGVALLPEAMQDTWPTYMLPVALACAGLAFLIGPSTSYALEPYPNEAGIASAMVGFVQMAGGAVLGLGAMAIPLPSKISLALVMLCAALLAIRARLLTRHHKSSITSLPRA